From Planococcus halocryophilus, the proteins below share one genomic window:
- a CDS encoding protein-L-isoaspartate(D-aspartate) O-methyltransferase, producing the protein MENRRKEIIAYFREMDRSYFMDSNKDLASFDHALPIGFEQTISQPSLVLEMTLALDLRPTDKVLEVGTGSGFQTTLLAIFSGAVYTIERIEELHNRAKERVAQLNIHNIHFKLGDGSEGWQEHAPFDRIMVTAAASEVPTELLDQLNNDGKMVIPVGNSFNQELLLIEKDHSGKLHTTSLNKVLFVPLKGKYEI; encoded by the coding sequence ATGGAAAATCGTAGAAAAGAGATTATTGCTTATTTCAGAGAAATGGATCGCAGCTATTTTATGGATTCCAATAAAGATCTTGCGTCATTTGATCATGCCCTTCCCATTGGATTTGAACAAACCATCTCACAGCCATCTCTTGTTCTTGAAATGACCCTAGCACTCGATCTTCGGCCAACTGATAAAGTGTTAGAAGTAGGAACAGGTTCCGGTTTTCAAACTACATTACTGGCTATTTTCTCAGGAGCGGTCTACACCATTGAAAGAATTGAAGAATTACACAATCGCGCAAAAGAGCGGGTAGCTCAATTAAACATCCACAATATCCATTTCAAATTAGGTGATGGCAGCGAAGGTTGGCAAGAACATGCGCCTTTCGATCGCATTATGGTCACAGCCGCAGCTTCTGAAGTTCCTACAGAATTGCTTGACCAATTAAATAATGATGGGAAAATGGTTATCCCTGTTGGGAACTCCTTTAACCAAGAACTGCTCTTAATCGAAAAAGATCATAGCGGAAAACTTCATACAACATCTTTAAACAAAGTATTATTCGTTCCGTTAAAAGGAAAATATGAAATTTAA
- a CDS encoding MalY/PatB family protein, producing MNYNFDEIINRRGTYSLKWDGEELIKQFGLTERYDEDTIPLFTADMDLPVPQPLVDALHKTVDHRIYGYSVFPDEYFDAIQAWMQKRHDWTIEKEHIVYSPGTVHALSIAVKAFTNAEDGIMIQRPVYPPFTSVIEGNNRHVVNNALKKDDSGYYSIDFEDFEAKAQDDKTKMFILCNPHNPTGRNFNEDELKKMAAICHKHNVLIVADEIHGDLLRRGEKFVPMAKVAEHKDHIITCTAINKTFNVAGLHCTNVIISDEELRTKFSTEMGMQLASPFAIAALIAVYNEGEDWLEQLKDYVDGTMTYIKEFLAENMPEVNVAIPEGTYIMWLDFSGYGISAEEIHDRIYNKANVLLEDGSMFGEEGEFFQRICTPSPRPLIQEALERIAKEFEDISKK from the coding sequence ATGAATTACAATTTTGATGAAATTATTAATAGAAGAGGTACTTATTCCTTGAAGTGGGACGGGGAAGAATTGATCAAACAATTTGGTCTGACAGAAAGGTATGATGAAGATACCATTCCATTATTTACGGCAGATATGGATTTACCAGTACCTCAACCATTAGTCGATGCATTGCATAAAACAGTCGATCATCGTATATACGGCTATTCTGTTTTTCCAGATGAATATTTTGATGCGATTCAAGCATGGATGCAAAAACGCCATGACTGGACCATAGAAAAAGAGCATATTGTCTATAGCCCAGGGACTGTTCATGCATTGAGTATTGCAGTTAAAGCATTTACAAATGCGGAAGACGGCATCATGATTCAACGTCCTGTCTATCCTCCCTTTACTTCTGTAATTGAAGGCAATAATCGGCACGTAGTTAATAATGCATTGAAAAAAGATGACAGCGGCTATTATTCAATCGACTTTGAAGATTTTGAAGCAAAAGCACAAGATGACAAAACGAAAATGTTTATACTGTGCAATCCACATAACCCAACTGGTCGGAATTTCAATGAAGACGAATTGAAAAAAATGGCAGCTATTTGTCATAAACACAATGTCTTAATTGTTGCAGATGAAATTCATGGAGATTTGCTTCGTCGTGGTGAAAAATTTGTGCCAATGGCAAAAGTGGCAGAGCATAAAGATCATATCATTACGTGCACAGCCATCAATAAAACCTTTAATGTTGCTGGGCTTCATTGCACCAATGTCATTATCTCTGATGAAGAGCTGCGAACTAAATTTTCTACTGAAATGGGCATGCAACTAGCGTCTCCGTTTGCTATTGCGGCATTAATTGCTGTTTATAACGAAGGTGAAGATTGGTTAGAACAACTAAAGGACTATGTAGATGGCACGATGACGTATATAAAGGAATTTTTAGCAGAAAATATGCCAGAAGTTAACGTAGCGATACCAGAAGGTACGTATATTATGTGGCTAGACTTTAGTGGTTATGGCATCTCGGCGGAGGAAATTCACGACCGCATTTACAATAAAGCCAATGTCTTGTTAGAAGATGGCAGTATGTTTGGGGAAGAAGGAGAATTCTTTCAGCGAATCTGTACCCCTTCTCCGCGTCCGCTTATTCAAGAAGCGTTAGAACGAATTGCGAAAGAATTTGAAGACATTTCGAAAAAGTAA
- the topB gene encoding type IA DNA topoisomerase, translating into MKPVILAEKPSQAKAYAEAFKSTKRDGFIEIAPDPIFPEGAYITWGIGHLVELKEPKAYDPKWGKWSLSALPILPSNYQFQIARGKAQQFGIIKKLIFQTDTVINACDVDREGSNIFYSIYYHTGAKNKKIKRLWINSLEADEVRKGFQELRDNQQDLLLYQEAKARQISDWLVGMNGSRLYSLLLQEKGIREVFAIGRVQTPTVFLIYQREKEIEAFVPEPFYEIEGLFVAEKGRYKGKVKLRAKERKEAEELLVKHTIGAKEEGVVTQVKTTEKRTPPPQLHSLSTLQAAANRKWKYSPAKVLSVMQGLYEKKLVSYPRTDTQHITLGEFSYLAGQVEKYQQIINAQFPIASKAPKKRFVDSSKVQEHYAIIPTKTIPTARKIEGLAKDERNLYEEVLRTTLAMFHKDYRYAETKVTTEVKGLPFFTTGKTELDKGWKELFAVSKEAKQEPSLPELREQEPVKSKIDIKESMTTPPKPYTEGQLIAMMKTCGKLVEDVEDTEILKEIEGLGTEATRSGIIETIKRHEYISVTKNIVSITGKGRILCQSIEGNLLSSPSMTAKWETYLKKIGRGEGSAEVFLATIGKFIQKLLDEVPAQMQQNGLPAQLAMPDAKDEIALCPRCKTGMIVSRRGSYNCTEYANGCKQSFPATFLKKRLTAKQIEYLCTKGKTPVIKGFVSKNGKKFNAKLILEDGKLKMEF; encoded by the coding sequence ATGAAACCAGTGATACTCGCTGAAAAACCAAGCCAAGCAAAGGCCTATGCTGAAGCGTTCAAGTCCACGAAACGTGATGGTTTTATTGAAATTGCACCAGACCCAATTTTTCCAGAAGGCGCATATATCACGTGGGGAATTGGACATCTTGTGGAGTTAAAAGAACCAAAAGCTTATGATCCGAAATGGGGTAAGTGGTCATTGTCTGCGTTGCCGATTTTGCCTAGCAATTATCAGTTTCAAATAGCGCGAGGCAAAGCACAGCAATTTGGCATCATTAAAAAGTTGATATTTCAAACCGATACGGTCATTAATGCATGCGATGTTGACCGGGAAGGCTCTAATATATTTTATAGCATCTACTATCATACAGGTGCCAAGAACAAAAAAATAAAACGCTTATGGATAAACTCACTAGAAGCAGATGAAGTCAGAAAAGGTTTTCAAGAACTGCGTGACAATCAGCAAGACTTATTATTGTACCAAGAAGCAAAAGCGCGTCAAATTAGCGATTGGCTTGTCGGTATGAATGGATCTCGTTTGTATTCGTTATTGCTTCAAGAAAAAGGCATACGCGAAGTATTTGCGATAGGGCGAGTTCAGACGCCCACTGTTTTTTTGATTTACCAACGCGAAAAAGAAATTGAAGCGTTTGTACCAGAACCTTTTTATGAAATCGAAGGGTTGTTTGTTGCAGAAAAAGGACGTTATAAAGGCAAAGTGAAGTTGCGTGCAAAAGAGCGTAAAGAAGCAGAGGAATTGCTCGTTAAGCATACGATTGGAGCAAAAGAAGAGGGTGTTGTGACACAGGTTAAGACGACAGAAAAGCGCACGCCGCCTCCGCAGTTGCACTCGTTATCTACTTTGCAGGCAGCGGCCAATCGCAAGTGGAAATACAGTCCGGCAAAAGTTTTATCTGTCATGCAAGGTCTATACGAGAAAAAACTGGTTAGTTACCCAAGAACCGACACACAACATATTACACTTGGTGAATTTAGTTATTTGGCAGGACAAGTAGAGAAATACCAACAAATCATCAATGCACAGTTTCCAATCGCGTCAAAAGCGCCTAAAAAGCGCTTTGTGGACAGTTCTAAAGTTCAGGAACATTATGCGATCATTCCAACAAAAACAATACCGACAGCACGCAAAATCGAAGGGTTAGCGAAAGACGAGCGCAATTTGTATGAAGAAGTGTTGCGGACGACATTGGCGATGTTTCATAAAGATTATCGATATGCAGAAACAAAAGTGACGACAGAAGTTAAAGGCTTACCATTTTTCACAACCGGAAAAACAGAGCTTGATAAAGGCTGGAAAGAGCTGTTTGCCGTTTCTAAAGAAGCGAAGCAAGAGCCTTCATTGCCGGAATTGCGTGAGCAAGAGCCTGTTAAGAGCAAAATTGACATAAAAGAAAGTATGACGACTCCGCCAAAGCCTTATACAGAAGGGCAACTAATCGCCATGATGAAGACATGCGGGAAGCTTGTTGAAGACGTAGAAGATACCGAAATTTTGAAAGAAATTGAAGGACTCGGCACAGAAGCGACAAGAAGTGGCATTATTGAAACGATCAAGCGTCATGAATACATTTCAGTCACGAAAAACATTGTTTCTATTACGGGAAAAGGGCGTATTCTATGCCAGTCTATCGAAGGGAATTTATTGTCCAGTCCATCGATGACGGCAAAATGGGAAACGTATTTAAAGAAAATTGGGCGCGGAGAAGGATCCGCTGAAGTATTTTTAGCAACTATCGGCAAATTTATTCAAAAGCTGCTCGACGAAGTACCAGCTCAAATGCAGCAAAACGGATTGCCAGCGCAACTAGCAATGCCTGATGCCAAAGATGAAATCGCGCTTTGCCCAAGGTGCAAAACAGGCATGATTGTCTCAAGAAGAGGTTCTTATAATTGCACAGAATATGCGAATGGCTGCAAGCAATCTTTTCCTGCGACGTTCTTGAAAAAACGACTAACAGCCAAGCAAATCGAGTATTTGTGTACAAAAGGCAAGACGCCAGTCATTAAAGGCTTCGTTTCGAAAAATGGCAAGAAATTCAATGCCAAATTGATACTTGAAGACGGTAAATTGAAAATGGAATTCTGA
- a CDS encoding NAD(P)H-binding protein: MNSKTALLAGASGLVGNELLHILLNSAQYSHVKILVRHPLEITHEKLEQVTIDFDKLDEYAQHFDVDYVYCCLGTTIKKAGSQEAFKKVDYDYPLKMAELAASQQTKNFLVITALGADSTSKVFYSRTKGQLQLRLKKTGLIALHIFQPSLLLGERKEFRLGEKFATILSPVISILMRGKMKKYKPVEAKNVALAMYEVAQIERTGNYTYPSDRIEIISRKSFEI, encoded by the coding sequence TTGAATAGTAAAACGGCTTTACTAGCAGGAGCTAGCGGATTGGTCGGCAATGAATTGCTTCATATCCTTTTAAACAGTGCACAGTATAGTCACGTTAAAATTTTGGTTCGCCACCCTCTCGAAATCACACATGAAAAACTTGAACAAGTGACCATTGATTTCGATAAACTGGACGAATACGCCCAACACTTTGATGTAGATTATGTTTATTGCTGTCTTGGCACAACTATTAAAAAAGCGGGGTCACAAGAAGCATTCAAAAAAGTCGATTATGACTATCCTCTTAAAATGGCTGAATTGGCTGCATCCCAGCAGACAAAGAACTTCTTAGTCATTACAGCATTAGGTGCAGACTCTACTTCCAAAGTTTTTTATAGCCGCACTAAAGGTCAACTGCAGTTGCGGTTAAAGAAAACAGGTTTGATTGCACTCCATATTTTCCAGCCTTCTTTACTGCTAGGTGAGCGCAAAGAATTTCGGTTAGGTGAAAAATTCGCAACGATACTAAGTCCAGTAATCAGTATTTTAATGCGAGGAAAAATGAAAAAATATAAGCCTGTTGAAGCTAAAAATGTAGCATTAGCAATGTATGAGGTGGCTCAAATCGAGCGCACTGGAAACTACACTTATCCATCCGACCGAATCGAAATCATAAGTAGGAAAAGCTTTGAAATATAA
- a CDS encoding sulfite exporter TauE/SafE family protein: MSIDFIIVIFIIGFVGSFISGMVGIGGSIIKYPMLLYIPVMLGYTAFSAHEVSGISAIQVFFATIAGVWAYRGSGYLNKTLIAYMGSAILVGSFIGGYGSTLLSEQAINIVYAVLATIAVVMMFMPKKGVDDIPLDQVTYNKWLAAGLAFAVGIAAGIVGAAGAFILVPIMLIVLKIPTRMTIATSLAITFLSSIGATIGKIVTDQILYGPASIMIVASLLAAPLGAKLGQKMNTKYLQWILALLILGTAIKIWTDIL, encoded by the coding sequence ATGAGCATAGATTTTATCATTGTTATATTTATCATAGGCTTTGTTGGTTCTTTTATTTCCGGAATGGTGGGAATCGGCGGTTCGATTATCAAGTATCCGATGTTACTTTATATACCAGTAATGCTGGGTTATACGGCTTTTAGTGCGCATGAAGTATCAGGCATTAGTGCCATCCAAGTCTTTTTTGCGACTATCGCCGGAGTATGGGCATATCGTGGTAGCGGTTATTTAAACAAAACATTGATTGCTTACATGGGTAGTGCCATTTTAGTAGGTAGCTTTATCGGGGGTTATGGTTCAACATTATTGTCTGAGCAAGCCATCAATATTGTTTATGCCGTATTGGCAACAATTGCTGTAGTCATGATGTTCATGCCTAAAAAAGGCGTGGATGATATTCCGCTTGATCAAGTTACGTACAACAAATGGTTAGCAGCCGGATTAGCGTTTGCTGTCGGAATTGCAGCCGGAATTGTAGGAGCAGCAGGGGCCTTTATTTTAGTACCGATAATGCTGATTGTACTGAAAATCCCAACGCGAATGACCATTGCGACATCGCTTGCCATTACGTTCTTATCATCAATAGGTGCGACAATTGGTAAAATTGTTACGGATCAGATTTTATACGGTCCGGCATCTATCATGATTGTTGCAAGTCTTCTTGCAGCACCACTTGGAGCTAAGTTAGGACAAAAAATGAATACGAAATATCTTCAATGGATTTTGGCTTTATTGATCTTAGGTACAGCTATTAAAATCTGGACAGATATTCTTTAA
- a CDS encoding sulfurtransferase TusA family protein has protein sequence MNADKVLDAKGLACPMPIVKTRKQMKEMESGQVLEILATDKGAKADLVAWAKSGGHEMLDSREDSDVFTFWIKKG, from the coding sequence ATGAATGCAGATAAAGTATTGGACGCAAAAGGGCTAGCATGCCCAATGCCGATTGTAAAAACAAGAAAACAAATGAAAGAAATGGAAAGTGGACAGGTACTTGAAATTTTGGCAACTGATAAAGGCGCAAAAGCAGATTTAGTTGCATGGGCAAAATCGGGCGGTCACGAAATGTTGGATTCACGAGAAGATAGTGATGTTTTTACATTCTGGATTAAGAAAGGCTAA
- a CDS encoding MBL fold metallo-hydrolase, with protein MTVTAMTASEVAKKVVNNQPLFILDVRNGDAFADWKIEGGNIQYLNTPYFDLLDGVEEVVSELPTDRDILVVCAKEGSSIMIAEMLSEEGVRAAYLQGGMKAWSEHLEPVKVGELSNGGELYQFVRLGKGCLSYMVISEGEAAVVDATRMANIFLDFAQEKGATIKHVFDTHLHADHISGGRAIAEATGATYYLPPKDAEGVVFEYGALENGLEVAIGNSKLEIEALYSPGHTIGSTSFIVDSKYLLTGDILFIDSIGRPDLAGLAEDWVGDLRESLYSRYQDLANELIVLPAHFMIIDELNEDGSVAKKLGDLFKENHGLNISDEQEFRDMVTKNLPPQPNAYQDIRKTNMGQITPDDEIQREMEIGPNRCAVR; from the coding sequence ATGACGGTAACAGCAATGACAGCAAGTGAAGTAGCAAAAAAAGTAGTAAATAATCAGCCATTGTTCATCTTAGATGTACGAAATGGCGATGCCTTCGCGGATTGGAAAATTGAAGGTGGAAATATCCAATATTTGAATACACCTTATTTCGATTTATTGGACGGCGTCGAAGAAGTGGTTTCAGAATTGCCAACAGACAGAGACATTTTAGTCGTCTGTGCAAAAGAAGGATCTTCGATTATGATAGCAGAAATGCTGTCAGAAGAAGGTGTTCGAGCAGCGTATCTTCAAGGTGGTATGAAAGCCTGGAGTGAGCATCTGGAACCAGTAAAAGTCGGTGAATTGAGCAACGGCGGCGAATTATATCAATTTGTACGTCTTGGTAAGGGTTGCCTGTCTTATATGGTAATCTCTGAAGGAGAAGCCGCTGTAGTTGATGCAACTCGCATGGCAAATATCTTCTTGGACTTCGCGCAGGAAAAAGGCGCAACAATTAAACACGTTTTTGATACACACTTACACGCCGATCATATTTCTGGCGGCCGTGCAATTGCAGAAGCGACAGGCGCAACGTATTACTTGCCACCAAAAGATGCAGAAGGTGTTGTATTTGAATACGGGGCTCTAGAAAATGGTCTCGAAGTGGCCATTGGAAATTCGAAACTTGAAATTGAAGCTCTTTATTCACCAGGGCACACAATCGGCTCTACTTCGTTTATCGTAGATAGCAAGTACTTGTTGACTGGTGACATTCTGTTCATCGATTCAATTGGACGTCCAGATCTTGCGGGGCTTGCTGAGGACTGGGTAGGCGATTTGAGAGAATCTCTTTACTCACGTTATCAGGATTTAGCAAATGAACTTATTGTTCTTCCAGCTCATTTCATGATTATTGATGAATTAAATGAAGACGGTAGTGTGGCTAAAAAACTTGGCGACTTATTTAAAGAAAACCACGGATTGAATATTTCGGACGAACAAGAATTTCGTGATATGGTCACGAAAAACTTACCACCGCAACCGAATGCATACCAAGATATTCGCAAAACAAATATGGGTCAGATTACACCAGATGATGAAATACAGCGTGAAATGGAAATTGGACCAAATCGCTGTGCAGTTCGTTAA
- a CDS encoding sulfurtransferase TusA family protein translates to MVKIDLTLDAKGMACPMPIVKTKKTMKSMDSGKVLEILATDKGSTADLQAWAKSSGHQYIGTETEGDVLRHFLRKDGAGSPEETITIPEIVLTDFAQKVDSDENLTILDVREKDEFEEAHIPGAVHIALGDVETRMAELEKEDTIYIICHSGRRSGIAGDLMAKKGFDKLYNVVPGMRDWTGKTV, encoded by the coding sequence ATGGTAAAGATAGACTTAACATTAGATGCAAAAGGAATGGCATGTCCGATGCCAATCGTAAAAACGAAAAAAACAATGAAAAGCATGGATTCAGGTAAAGTATTAGAAATTCTTGCGACAGATAAAGGTTCAACAGCCGATCTTCAAGCATGGGCAAAAAGTTCAGGACATCAATATATCGGGACTGAAACTGAAGGAGATGTTTTACGCCATTTTCTACGCAAAGATGGTGCAGGATCTCCTGAAGAAACCATTACCATACCTGAAATCGTATTAACTGATTTTGCTCAAAAAGTTGATTCAGATGAAAATTTAACCATTTTAGATGTTCGTGAAAAAGATGAATTTGAAGAAGCTCATATTCCAGGTGCAGTCCACATCGCTTTAGGTGATGTAGAAACGCGCATGGCTGAATTGGAAAAAGAAGATACAATTTATATCATTTGCCATTCTGGTCGTAGAAGTGGAATTGCAGGAGATTTGATGGCTAAAAAAGGCTTTGACAAACTTTATAACGTAGTACCAGGTATGAGAGATTGGACAGGAAAAACAGTTTAA
- a CDS encoding rhodanese-like domain-containing protein, with protein MKTMTTQEVQELLENNQSINLIDVRETDEVAAGKIPGAINIPLGSLESRMSELDKSQEYIMVCRSGGRSGQATSFLENQGYKVTNMDGGMLNWNGETN; from the coding sequence ATGAAAACCATGACAACTCAAGAAGTTCAAGAATTATTGGAAAATAATCAATCTATCAATTTAATCGATGTTCGCGAAACAGATGAAGTTGCAGCAGGTAAAATTCCAGGTGCGATCAATATTCCTTTAGGATCATTGGAATCCCGCATGAGCGAACTTGATAAATCTCAAGAATATATTATGGTGTGCCGTTCAGGTGGCCGCAGTGGACAAGCAACTAGTTTCCTTGAAAACCAAGGCTACAAAGTTACGAATATGGACGGCGGAATGCTGAATTGGAATGGCGAAACAAACTAA
- a CDS encoding rhodanese-like domain-containing protein has product MEWITWLLVGAAVLWLIYRFTAPTKGVQSISTEEMKSQLGKKDKQYIDVRTPGEFKGNHIKGFKNIPLNELPKRMNELAKDKETLVICQSGMRSSKASQLLKKNGFTAITNIRGGMSSYRR; this is encoded by the coding sequence ATGGAATGGATTACATGGCTCTTAGTTGGGGCAGCGGTTCTTTGGTTGATTTATCGATTCACTGCACCTACTAAAGGTGTTCAATCGATATCTACAGAAGAAATGAAATCTCAACTTGGTAAAAAAGATAAACAATATATTGATGTAAGAACTCCAGGTGAATTCAAAGGAAATCACATTAAAGGCTTTAAAAATATTCCATTGAATGAATTACCGAAACGCATGAATGAACTAGCAAAAGATAAAGAAACATTAGTCATCTGCCAAAGTGGGATGCGTAGCAGTAAAGCAAGTCAATTATTAAAAAAGAACGGCTTTACAGCAATCACAAACATTAGAGGCGGAATGAGCAGTTACCGCAGATAA
- a CDS encoding DsrE/DsrF/DrsH-like family protein has translation MAQEQKKTTIVLFSGDYDKAMAAYIIANGAAAYDHEVTIFHTFWGLNALRKENPPELKKGRLETMFAKMMPRGADKLGLSNMHFGGMGPKMIKQVMKKHNALSLPQLIEMAEEQDVKMIACTMTMDLLGLQKEELLDEIEYAGVAAYLGDAEDGHVNLFI, from the coding sequence ATGGCACAAGAGCAAAAGAAAACAACGATCGTATTATTCAGCGGTGACTATGATAAGGCAATGGCGGCTTATATTATTGCCAATGGTGCTGCAGCATACGATCACGAAGTAACAATTTTTCACACATTCTGGGGATTAAACGCATTAAGAAAAGAAAACCCACCAGAATTGAAAAAAGGTCGCTTAGAAACGATGTTCGCGAAAATGATGCCAAGAGGTGCAGATAAACTTGGTTTATCAAATATGCATTTTGGTGGAATGGGTCCGAAAATGATCAAACAAGTTATGAAAAAGCATAATGCATTATCTTTACCACAATTAATAGAAATGGCAGAAGAACAAGATGTAAAAATGATTGCTTGCACAATGACAATGGATCTTCTTGGTTTACAAAAAGAAGAATTGCTTGATGAAATTGAGTATGCAGGAGTTGCAGCTTATCTTGGAGATGCAGAAGACGGGCACGTTAACCTATTCATTTAA
- a CDS encoding metal-sensitive transcriptional regulator, with amino-acid sequence MKYDKLVENRLKRIEGQLRGVIKMVENDGECRDVVMQLSAVRSAVDRAIGVIVSDNLESCVRESIEKGESTESMVKEAVDLLVKSR; translated from the coding sequence ATGAAATACGATAAACTTGTTGAAAATCGGTTGAAAAGAATAGAAGGCCAGCTACGCGGTGTGATTAAAATGGTTGAGAATGACGGAGAATGTAGAGACGTCGTTATGCAACTTTCAGCAGTAAGAAGTGCAGTGGATCGTGCTATTGGTGTAATCGTCAGCGATAACTTAGAATCGTGTGTGCGTGAAAGCATAGAAAAAGGCGAAAGTACTGAGAGTATGGTAAAAGAAGCTGTAGACTTACTAGTGAAAAGCAGATAG
- a CDS encoding DUF302 domain-containing protein: protein MFNYTVDTSKTVSEAVEALEENLKTEKFGVLWNFDLTAKLQEKGEDFDTPYTILEVCNPQEANRVLSENLMIGYFLPCKIVVYKESDSVKIGMPKPTALIGMVEDQNIKSIAEDIEQRLIKCIDQSA, encoded by the coding sequence ATGTTCAATTACACAGTAGATACATCTAAAACAGTGAGCGAAGCCGTTGAAGCCTTAGAGGAAAACTTAAAGACAGAGAAGTTCGGTGTTCTTTGGAATTTTGATTTAACTGCGAAGCTTCAAGAAAAAGGAGAGGACTTTGATACTCCTTATACGATTTTAGAAGTTTGCAATCCACAAGAAGCAAACCGTGTGCTATCCGAAAACTTGATGATTGGCTATTTTCTTCCATGCAAGATTGTTGTTTATAAAGAAAGTGATAGTGTGAAAATTGGAATGCCAAAACCAACTGCTTTGATTGGCATGGTAGAAGATCAAAACATTAAATCGATTGCGGAAGACATTGAACAACGATTAATCAAATGTATTGATCAATCTGCATAA
- a CDS encoding SLC13 family permease: MVLSKLRFLSLFFLLSLSIIFYIYTDIASAYSLQQQLTLLLLVIAIYFWTLSSLPIATSSFVLIGLMLLFGVVEEPEEAFTGFMSSALYFILVLSLISAALVSSGIDRVFAHIILKFSRGGFRAILFGLPLLILWMPVFLPSAVARFRILEPIIEELNTRFGFGQESLFRKYCMYLIGMFNQNSTMVVFTGGGFPILAAQLLKDFGDAEISWLGWFLRIAPPLWMAMLVISFSVWFYFKKQSDSLDLINTKVSKVENEKLPPRFWWIILPFGIMIVSWIVLDHQQVPLILAPLLLVGYYGMPVNGLITNKTVRNYDWESFLLIGSSFSLGYVIEKNGTAFVLAEQLLSFLPDDLGEFGNLVIIACFIFVLRFLFVVPSTSMIIIFPIVMNYAHILGLSIIASAFLVIMIIGGVTILPIHSPTTFLAFQKKAFSIKEQIIVGSYSSVIILVIAITWAVFVW; the protein is encoded by the coding sequence GTGGTTCTTTCTAAACTTCGATTTTTGAGCCTGTTTTTTCTGTTGAGTTTGTCTATTATCTTCTATATATATACCGATATAGCATCTGCTTATTCATTGCAACAGCAATTAACGCTACTCTTGTTGGTGATTGCTATCTATTTTTGGACGCTTAGTTCATTGCCTATTGCAACATCGAGTTTTGTGCTGATTGGATTGATGTTGTTGTTTGGGGTTGTGGAGGAGCCGGAGGAAGCTTTCACAGGATTTATGTCGAGTGCTCTTTACTTTATTTTAGTGTTGTCGCTTATCTCAGCTGCTTTAGTAAGTTCAGGGATAGACCGGGTGTTTGCACATATTATTCTTAAATTTAGCAGAGGTGGATTTCGAGCGATCTTGTTCGGGTTGCCTCTGCTTATTTTATGGATGCCTGTTTTCTTGCCATCAGCAGTTGCACGATTTCGTATACTTGAGCCAATTATTGAAGAGCTAAATACTCGGTTCGGCTTTGGACAAGAAAGCCTATTTCGTAAATACTGCATGTATTTAATAGGAATGTTTAATCAAAACTCGACAATGGTTGTTTTTACTGGAGGCGGATTTCCGATTCTAGCGGCACAATTATTGAAGGATTTCGGAGATGCTGAAATTTCATGGCTCGGATGGTTTTTGCGTATTGCGCCACCTCTTTGGATGGCAATGCTAGTTATTAGTTTTAGCGTGTGGTTTTACTTTAAAAAGCAAAGCGATTCTCTAGACCTTATTAATACAAAAGTTTCTAAAGTAGAAAATGAAAAACTTCCGCCTCGTTTTTGGTGGATTATATTACCTTTTGGAATTATGATTGTTAGTTGGATTGTTCTAGATCATCAACAAGTTCCATTAATTTTAGCTCCGCTCTTATTAGTAGGATATTATGGGATGCCGGTTAATGGATTAATAACCAATAAAACTGTAAGAAACTATGATTGGGAGAGTTTTTTACTAATAGGTTCATCTTTTTCACTCGGTTACGTGATTGAAAAGAATGGTACGGCATTCGTGTTAGCTGAACAGTTGTTGAGCTTTTTGCCGGATGACCTTGGAGAGTTTGGCAATCTTGTTATTATTGCCTGTTTTATTTTTGTGTTGCGCTTTCTATTCGTCGTACCCTCGACATCAATGATCATTATTTTCCCTATCGTTATGAACTATGCACATATTCTTGGCTTATCTATTATAGCCAGTGCATTTTTAGTGATTATGATTATTGGGGGTGTTACTATATTACCAATTCATTCACCAACAACATTTTTAGCTTTTCAAAAAAAAGCCTTTTCAATTAAAGAGCAAATTATAGTAGGTAGTTATTCAAGTGTTATCATCCTGGTCATTGCAATTACATGGGCAGTATTTGTTTGGTGA